Below is a genomic region from Lampris incognitus isolate fLamInc1 chromosome 2, fLamInc1.hap2, whole genome shotgun sequence.
AGTTGGTCTTAAAATTCATACTTCCCCCTAGAGAGCAGTCCATCACTTTCCTGTCAAACAGCAACGTGGTTATGGGGAAGCCAAGCTGAGGTCCTCTGCAGATACGTAGTACGGGAAGTTATTCAAGAGTGGTGACTGGAACTGATGATTTCATTTGTCTCTGACTTCTCAGACGTGGCTATGTCGGGTTGATCTGTGTGACTTGTTATACACAAGGATGATATGATGATGTGATGCAGAAGATACTGAAAAAAAGGCCTTTTTGCTGAATATAATTTGCCCCCTACCCCTGTGTCAGTGTTGTACTTTGTTTGTTAGGGGTGGCTTTCTTGTCAACGTTTTGCTCATTTAAGTTAAACTTATTACTACTATTCCTACTTTGTATGCAAGAAGATGAAACTGGCCAATACGTatctattatttttatttttattcttttaaattTGTGCAGAGAGAAGTGCCGAGACTCTAAGGACCATGGACTGCAGCAACAAACCCATAGTAGTACACACACATATTACAAGTATGATTCACTGCTGTTTTCTATGCGTACTACTTTACAGTCGATATGCAGTATTGTGCGTTGTGACACGAATGCTGCATTGTTTGTTCATTTTGCATAGATTTAGTAAAGAACAAAAAGTGTACCCATTTCGGTTTCACTTTCATTACAGTCTGAGCCTTAGGCAATTTGGaaatgtggaagaaaaaaaaagaaaaaaactgcccTTGGTTGGAAAGACCCAGACGTCGTGGTTTTGGAACAGTGTGGTAATCCATGTATTCCATAAGGGGGCGCCAGTGCTTCGTTAAAGTAGGTACACCTTGATCAAGTTCTCTCGTCACTTACGCCACGTTTAGGTCACAGGTCACTGCACCGCAGAGAATGAACGTGTATCTCTTGTGTAATGAGGTGTTAACCTGCAGCCGCAACCAGGTGAAAGCCCTGTCTCAGTCTAAAATCAAGAAGAGTTCAGGGTTGTCTTTGAGGCTGTTGGACTTAAGTATTTGTATGTatttgcaagtttttttttatttagtcaGCCTCATAAATGTTATGGGAAGTTTGTGACAAATCATGTTTAATTATACTATTTGTATATACACCACTGGTATTTTACCCTGTTTTGGCACGCTTGTGGAGATAAACTGCTAAAGTGGACCTAATCTGCACTCTGTATgggaaggaagacgaggagactgtTCATATCGGGCCTTCTGCACCCAGGGGCCATCTCATTATCCCTGGATTAATGAAGGTGAGGCCCTTTGAATTTACAtggaaacatggggggggggggtttagagaGGAACCCCTCTGTCGACCCTTAGATCAGCCTTATTATAGACATGTGGCCTGATCGAGTGTGTTCCTGCCTGGttttagccacacacacacacacacacaaagagatctacaaagagagagagaatgtttaaTGCTAAAGGAAGTCTTGAATTAAATCACTATCTGAGGCCAAACTTGAAAATTCTCCATGAGAACAGTCCTCGAGAATATGTTGCTCTAGATTTCTATTCAGTAAACCTGCACTTTGGCATTGCTGAAGATTTGTCTACAAATCCATGAAATAAAGCATTGTCTATTTAGCCTTGGTGTTAGCAAACCTTGTCAGTCCTGTCACCAAAATACATCACTATTTTACCAAACGTGCTTAttatgttttgattttttttttcggcAATTGCCTTTTTTACATAATGGAATGAGAAATGAGTGTTTGCTTTTGAGCAAACACTCATTTTGCTCGTTTGCTTTTTATCCCAAAAAAACTCTGTAATGAGAAAGTGTCAAAGGTAATAGGATGAATTGCATTGAGGCTTGTTTTATACACCCGACATGCAAACTGTTGCCAAAGATCTTATTGAATTTTCAGATGAAATGGATAAATGGGTCAAACATCCCTTTTTACACATCACCTCACCTCCGCCATTCTGCCTCGCCATATCTCTGTGTGCATGCTTTAAGAGTAAAACACGTCCAAATCTCCTCAGATGTGTGGATTTTATTTAGGCAAAAATATCTCTTCATATAAGACAAACGACGTATAATTTACACAGTGGCCATCATCTACATTTATTTACAGCGTTGCTCATCTTTGGTCTCAAAAAGCACCTTTTTCTCATTTGACGTGCTACACAATGCGACATTTTGGGAATTTTGGTGATTCTCTTCCCTGAGGTTTGAAACTGTAAAGTGCAAAAGATGCAGGAAAATGTTTCTGTTTTTGCCCCAAGAACCGGTCAGAGAACTTCATGTGTGGAATAGCATGATGGGATGTACAGTCCGTTCCTCGATGCCCAGTCTGCCCATAGATCGCCAGCTGCAGGGCTGCCTGGGCCGTAAGCATTGTCCAGAGGTTTCCTCACGACTTTAGACGTAGCGGTTTCTGCCAGGGACCATATTTTAGGTTTTTGACAAGCGATATTTTCTTTACTTTCCAAAGGAGATGGTATGTGCTCCGACTCATTCTTATCGACATTCTTTCCAAGTGCACGTCCGCTGTCCTTCATCTCGTTATTCATTGGTGGCAAATCTAAACACGCATCCACGTGATTTGACCCGACGAATGCATCCTTTCCAGCGTCCTTATCATCGTCTCCGTCAACGCATTCAGCATCAATTTCTTCCTTTAAGTCCAAATGACTTTTCTCTTGGGGGCTCTCATCCTCTTCGCTCTCCACCTCGTGCGCTTCGTCCTCTTCATCGGACTTCCCCTTGGAGGCCCAGCTGACcctgttttcttttttaagtcGTCGTCTTGCATTGGCAAACCAGGTGGACACCTGTGTGAGGCTCATCTTAGTAATGATAGCGAGCATGATCTTCTCTCCCTTGGTGGGATATGGGTTCTTTAGGTGTTCGTTCAGCCAGGCCTTCAGCGCACTGGTGCTCTCTCGCGTGGCCACCTTGGCGACCCTGCTGGGGTCCTCGACTGTTCCCGGTCGGTACTGTGGGTAGAAAGGCCCTCCTCGAGCCAGGAGAGCATGGTGATAAGGTGACACAGCTTTCAAGTCGAAGGAGTttggctaaaaaaaaagaagagtgaaaGAACATGTTTAGAAGGGGTTCAAATCCGTGCGTACGCGCGTAATTACGCACGGCGACGATACAGAACGCACACTTCACAAGACCGAAGAAGGCAAACTCTGAGCCTTATTAC
It encodes:
- the irx7 gene encoding iroquois homeobox 7; the encoded protein is MPASQSGFGNYFLERNASMPTGYQIPVLGCPPAVQQQQPPHLAAMAPGVPITYSGLQGYNFIPFPHHRHITQMPNSFDLKAVSPYHHALLARGGPFYPQYRPGTVEDPSRVAKVATRESTSALKAWLNEHLKNPYPTKGEKIMLAIITKMSLTQVSTWFANARRRLKKENRVSWASKGKSDEEDEAHEVESEEDESPQEKSHLDLKEEIDAECVDGDDDKDAGKDAFVGSNHVDACLDLPPMNNEMKDSGRALGKNVDKNESEHIPSPLESKENIACQKPKIWSLAETATSKVVRKPLDNAYGPGSPAAGDLWADWASRNGLYIPSCYSTHEVL